From a single Fusarium fujikuroi IMI 58289 draft genome, chromosome FFUJ_chr03 genomic region:
- a CDS encoding related to protein involved in authophagy (APG17), with protein sequence MASSSSKSSLRRSHGDSSGASSGHSHPRSATQSRLSTAPSIDIDTLVNHLLVAKRSLSSMTLVLRANEIANDARQSHDDVSILAAQAGFLRTSILDQTAILVRTRRSLQSTYEWGKKDFRKLVKSMDLVDGQLDLTMEMLRETGVESVFRPQGEERRSLLDFIDEGGVDGVREAMKQSIQELQAIQQSFDGDLLRFDNDIRNLKKVVADTPSIQDIPQGNNPSAGEILESLVDHSANMAQLLASLNHHFDMCVTAIRTTEGGVALARRRAAEATQSQGNDGVSISGVIAEQESNVSDLEPKTAKDRAEMLKVVVQDAREVDDVVQEIQERLTAMEQDYTVLQEQHDISKQAYTGMLQAYAILGDIGDRLADYLAAEGDFKTRWDMEKESVFAKLQEMQQLKDFYERYASAYDSLILEVERRRAVDDRVRSLWRKAQENVDKLLETDRVSREAFRQDVGEFLPTDLWAGMQGSAKKWTVVKEGEGDGDGEVQPLRRSVVEAAKERLARAGERRGVR encoded by the exons atggcttcttcttcttccaaaagCTCTTTGCGCCGTAGTCATGGCGACTCATCCGGAGCCTCGTCTGGACATTCGCATCCACGATCAGCGACACAATCTCGACTTTCCACCGCACCCTCTATCGATATCGACACTCTCGTTAACCACCTCCTCGTCGCGAAACGATCGCTTTCTTCTATGACTCTTGTCCTCCGTGCGAATGAGATCGCGAATGATGCTAGGCAGTCACATGATGATGTATCCATCCTGGCTGCGCAGGCGGGCTTCTTACGAACGTCTATACTGGATCAGACGGCGATTCTGGTGAGAACTAGGAGGAGCTTGCAGAGCACTTATGAGTGGGGAAAGAAGGACTTTCGAAAGCTGGTCAAGTCGATGGACTTGGTCGATGGGCAGCTTGATCTTACTATGGAGATGCTGCGCGAGACTGGGGTTGAGAGTGTTTTTAGACCTCAGGGTGAAGAGAGACGAAGTCTTCTTGATTTTATCGATGAAGGAGGCGTGGATGGAGTGCGCGAGGCGATGAAGCAGAGCATCCAGGAGCTACAG GCTATTCAGCAATCCTTTGACGGAGATCTACTCCGTTTCGATAACGACATCCGGAACCTGAAGAAAGTGGTGGCCGATACGCCCAGCATACAGGATATACCACAGGGCAATAATCCATCGGCCGGCGAGATCCTCGAGAGTCTAGTCGACCATTCAGCCAACATGGCCCAGCTCCTCGCATCACTGAACCATCACTTCGACATGTGCGTCACCGCGATCCGAACGACCGAAGGCGGCGTAGCACTCGCTCGCCGTAGAGCTGCCGAGGCTACACAGTCCCAAGGAAATGACGGGGTTTCCATTTCAGGCGTCATCGCCGAACAAGAGTCTAATGTGTCCGACCTCGAACCCAAAACGGCGAAAGACCGAGCTGAGATGTTAAAAGTCGTCGTGCAAGACGCACGCGAGGTCGACGACGTGGTGCAGGAGATACAAGAGCGCCTCACGGCAATGGAGCAGGATTACACAGTGCTGCAGGAACAGCACGACATCTCAAAACAGGCCTACACGGGCATGCTACAGGCATACGCTATTTTGGGCGATATCGGCGATCGACTCGCTGACTACCTCGCGGCCGAGGGAGACTTTAAAACACGATGGGacatggagaaggagagcGTCTTTGCCAAGCTGCAAGAGATGCAGCAGCTCAAGGACTTTTACGAGCGCTACGCAAGTGCGTACGACAGTCTGATTCTCGAAGTCGAGCGCCGTCGCGCCGTAGACGATCGCGTGCGCAGCCTCTGGCGCAAAGCACAAGAGAACGTGGACAAGCTCCTCGAGACAGACCGCGTGTCGCGCGAGGCGTTCCGGCAGGACGTGGGAGAGTTTCTGCCGACGGATCTGTGGGCGGGTATGCAGGGTTCTGCGAAGAAGTGGACTGTTGTGAAGGAGGGTgagggagatggagatggagaggtgCAGCCGTTGAGGAGGAGTGTTGTTGAGGCGGCGAAGGAGAGACTTGCGAGGGCGGGGGAGAGACGGGGAGTGAGATAG
- a CDS encoding related to methyltransferase, with amino-acid sequence MGPPVVYSETASPETEPNEQILADLIDDEDGESISGDMSTVSITSSILAYRNRYGRTYENIQSTEYWAPNDAQQNHGLDLTHVGLFFTLDEKLFLAPIEAPKRVLDIGTGTGIWAIDFGDEYPEAEVTGTDLSPIQPVVVPPNVKFVIEDCLLDWTWPENHFDFIHIRAMYGSVPDWVDLYSKAYTHLAPGGWIQDLEMDVKLQSDHVKLPPDHVFNTWADTFYTAGEKMGRSFAVCKGHTMRDNLRAAGFVDIVEKKIKAPMHLWPSDQRLKRAGELFLEALEQSIEGYANLLLMDLLGWYREEVQVLLGLFREEMKDKSKCAWIETTVVYGRKPFGNETTTN; translated from the exons ATGGGACCACCTGTCGTGTATTCCGAGACCGCGTCGCCGGAAACTGAACCAAACGAGCAGATTCTCGCTGATCTgatcgacgatgaggatggcgagtCGATTTCTGGTGATATGTCGACGGTGTCGATAACAAGCAGTATTCTTGCGTACCGAAATCGCTATGGGAGGACGTATGAGAATATTCAGTCGACGGAGTATTGGGCGCCTAATGATGCGCAGCAGAACCATGGTCTGGACCTCACGCATGTCGGACTGTTCTTCACTCTCGATGAGAAACTGTTTCTTGCACCTATAGAAGCACCGAAACGTGTGTTGGATATCGGTACGGGGACGGGGATTTGGGCGATTGACTTTGGAGATGAATACCCAGAGGCTGAAGTCACAGGCACAGATCTGAGTCCTATTCAACCAGTCGTGGTTCCTCCAAACGTCAAGTTCGTCATTGAAGATTGTCTGCTCGACTGGACGTGGCCTGAAAACCACTTCGACTTTATTCACATCCGCGCCATGTATGGCAGTGTTCCCGACTGGGTCGACCTATACAGCAAGGCATATACGCACCTTGCACCAGGAGGCTGGATCCAAGATCTAGAAATGGACGTCAAGCTCCAATCCGATCACGTCAAGTTACCCCCCGACCACGTCTTCAACACCTGGGCTGATACATTCTACACCGCCGGTGAGAAAATGGGCCGTTCATTCGCCGTTTGCAAAGGACACACGATGCGGGATAATCTCAGAGCAGCAGGCTTTGTCGACAtcgtggagaagaagatcaaggcgcCCATGCACTTGTGGCCCAGTGACCAGAGGCTAAAACGAGCAGGAGAGCTGTTCCTAGAGGCTCTGGAGCAGAGTATTGAAGGGTATGCGAATTTGCTGCTCATGGATCTGCTGGGGTGGTATAGAGAGGAGGTTCAAGTGCTGCTGGGGCTGTTCcgtgaggagatgaaggataAGAGTAAATGTGCATGGATTGAGAC GACTGTTGTGTATGGGCGGAAACCTTTTGGTAATGAGACAACGACGAACTAG
- a CDS encoding related to calpain-like protein, with amino-acid sequence MHGYSSSEESDDPRRPRAQPATTNNNDQKKKKKKKLPPQKSINRIWKKFSKRKFHKALAVLPFDPVQPPATYYSNELLSAGYERAAEECRRKVEKIIKECKRVNMRYRDPGWDLDWDLKYEKGHCLNNLGSQKFELNRTTLLSSKAAVPKAVKRVHEIFENPTFMKEVSGGDVKQGSLGDCWIMAGLTALANVAGGLQRICVAHDTKIGIYGFVFYRDGEWIYSIIDDKLYLKSPLWDSPSMQRDLLQQIDREDNENVYRKTYQTGSKALFFAQCRDQNETWVPLFEKAYAKAHGDYASLAGGWIGEGVEDLSGGVTTELLTSDILDIDEFWDKEMSRVNDEFLFGASTGLLEHGYGERNGISEGHAYVVMEARTLKSGQRLVKLRNPWGKVRKGIWEGAWSDGSKEWTTEVQEEMDHKFGSDSVFWISYEDLIRKYSHFDRTRLFRDRDWRCCQRWIGVDVPWKAAYHEKFHIKLTQDSPLVLVLSQLDGRYFKGLHGQYSFRLHFRLHYEDSPNAEDYIVRSHGNYLMERSVSVELPDLPAGNYVVYLKVTGERDSNAQSVEQVVKREAADRTENEKLAQVGYAYDLAHSKAWDHMDKVSKLRQKKDQKKASASRQKERRRMWEKRATNRDVTKQQTKKNADKRKRRRAEWEAEQNRLDEEFNAKVKAEREQMKKERLAKAEAEKAAEAEKRAQEADDEALRKKTEEIKISEDKDEPVVVDEHHKDHDDAVISVSTGSPHLTPKSMDSTAEGAEEKQEVPPVSGGPPAPIEEEEPLPVRPRPAYDSAGESSDSPVQDWEALYSSDDMARKPRLTQANQGAAQDEYDSEEEKMPEPWNAICIVGVRVYSKDENLELRTVMEGGELLEGGMGSKGAADLDNAQSNAGGGRADDKDASKTKQDDRSYPPVIRKDGKYVEDENTSGEKYSSIQSYFHIDSAFTTRVNSPAPTPYEHDRRLEFSAASR; translated from the exons ATGCACGGTTACAGTTCATCAGAAGAGTCCGACGATCCTCGTCGGCCTCGTGCCCAACCTGCCACCACCAATAACAACGaccagaagaaaaagaaaaagaagaagctcccgCCCCAAAAGAGCATCAACCGCATCTGGAAGAAGTTCTCCAAGCGCAAGTTTCACAAGGCTCTCGCCGTCCTCCCATTCGACCCCGTGCAACCTCCTGCTACCTACTATTCCAACGAGCTCTTATCAGCCGGTTACGAGCGAGCCGCTGAGGAATGTCGACgcaaggttgagaagatcatcaaagaATGCAAGCGAGTGAATATGCGATATCGAGATCCTGGTTGGGATTTG GATTGGGATCTCAAGTATGAGAAGGGCCATTGCTTGAATAACCTGGGATCGCAGAAATTCGAGCTCAACAGGACAACACTGCTGAGCTCAAAGGCGGCTGTTCCCAAGGCCGTCAAGCGCGTGCACGAGATCTTTGAGAATCCCACCTTCATGAAAGAGGTTAGTGGTGGTGACGTCAAGCAGGGCAGTCTGGGAGACTGCTGGATCATGGCTGGCCTAACAGCTCTGGCCAATGTTGCAGGAGGTCTACAGCGGATCTGCGTTGCCCATGACACAAAGATCGGCATCTACGGCTTTGTCTTTTATCGAGATGGCGAATGGATCTACTCCATCATCGACGATAAACTCTATCTCAAATCCCCCTTGTGGGATTCCCCCTCCATGCAGAGAGATCTTCTGCAGCAGATCGATCGTGAGGATAATGAGAATGTTTATCGCAAGACCTATCAGACTGGCTCCAAGGCTCTTTTCTTTGCGCAGTGCAGAGATCAGAATGAGACTTGGGTTCCTCTCTTCGAGAAGGCCTACGCCAAGGCTCATGGTGACTATGCGTCATTGGCGGGTGGCTGGATCGGTGAGGGTGTCGAGGATCTCTCTGGTGGAGTTACCACTGAGCTCTTGACGTCTGACATTCTCGATATCGATGAGTTTTGGGATAAGGAGATGTCACGAGTCAACGATGAGTTCCTCTTTGGCGCTTCTACTGGTCTGCTTGAGCATGGCTACGGTGAGCGCAATGGCATCTCTGAAGGGCATGCCTATGTCGTCATGGAGGCACGTACTCTAAAGTCTGGCCAGCGCTTGGTCAAGCTTCGCAATCCTTGGGGTAAGGTCCGCAAGGGTATTTGGGAGGGAGCTTGGAGTGATGGCTCCAAGGAGTGGACTACCGAGGtgcaggaggagatggaccaCAAATTCGGCAGCGACTCTGTTTTCTGGATTTCTTATGAGGATCTTATTCGGAAATATTCTCACTTCGACCGTACTCGACTCTTCCGCGATCGAGACTGGCGATGCTGCCAGCGCTggattggtgttgatgttccGTGGAAGGCGGCTTACCATGAGAAGTTCCACATCAAGTTGACCCAGGACTCGCCTCTTGTTCTGGTTCTTTCACAGCTTGACGGTCGGTATTTCAAGGGTCTTCATGGACAGTACTCCTTCCGTCTTCACTTCCGACTTCACTACGAGGACAGCCCCAATGCCGAGGACTATATTGTCCGGTCTCACGGCAACTATCTCATGGAGCGTTCTGTTTCTGTTGAGCTTCCTGATCTTCCCGCTGGCAACTACGTCGTTTACCTCAAGGTCACTGGCGAGCGAGACTCCAACGCTCAATCTGTCGAGCAGGTCGTCAAGCGCGAGGCTGCCGACAGGACCGAGAATGAGAAGCTAGCTCAGGTTGGTTACGCCTATGATCTAGCCCACAGCAAGGCTTGGGACCACATGGACAAGGTCAGCAAGCTTCGCCAGAAAAAGGAtcagaagaaggcttctgCCAGTCGCCAGAAGGAGCGTCGCCGTATGTGGGAGAAGCGCGCTACCAACCGCGACGTCACCAAGCAACAGACTAAGAAAAACGCGGACAAGAGAAAACGACGTCGCGCAGAGTGGGAGGCCGAGCAGAACCGCCTTGATGAGGAATTCAacgccaaggtcaaggctgagcgcgagcagatgaagaaggagaggctTGCtaaggctgaggctgagaaggccgctgaggctgagaagagggctcaagaagctgatgatgaggctttgagaaagaagactgaggagatcaagattTCGGAAGACAAGGATGAGCCTGTCGTCGTAGATGAGCACCACAAGGATCATGACGACGCGGTTATTTCCGTCTCCACTGGATCGCCTCACTTGACTCCTAAGTCTATGGACTCTACAGCCGAGGGtgctgaagagaagcaggaagTTCCCCCAGTCAGCGGAGGACCTCCAGCTCCcatcgaggaagaagagcctcTCCCCGTCCGCCCTCGACCTGCCTACGATTCTGCAGGCGAGTCATCCGACTCACCCGTTCAAGACTGGGAAGCTCTCTACAGCAGCGACGACATGGCTCGCAAGCCTCGCCTCACACAAGCCAACCAAGGCGCCGCCCAAGACGAATACGACtcggaggaggaaaagatgCCCGAGCCGTGGAACGCCATCTGCATCGTCGGCGTCCGCGTGTActccaaggacgagaacCTGGAGCTGCGCACCGTCATGGAAGGCGGTGAGCTTCTAGAGGGCGGCATGGGCTCCAAGGGCGCCGCAGATCTCGACAACGCTCAGTCCAACGCGGGCGGTGGACGAGCCGACGACAAGGATGCTTCCAAGACGAAGCAGGATGACAGGTCGTATCCCCCCGTCATCCGCAAAGACGGAAAATACGTGGAAGATGAGAATACATCTGGAGAAAAGTATTCTTCTATCCAGAGCTATTTCCACATTGACTCTGCTTTTACGACGAGGGTCAATTCTCCAGCCCCGACACCTTATGAGCATGATCGGAGGTTGGAGTTCTCTGCTGCTAGCCGATAA